tttagtgatttctttaacattttatatatgattaatgaatattcaataattttattgtatatattatcAATGGTGATCAtttgaatgaaaattacataattaaattatacaattactatataaaatattatattatatatataatatttaaatatatatatacacattggGTTGGTCTCGGTTTGGTCtggtaaaaaaaaaccaaatctcGAGACTGGCCTATAAAACTATCGGCCTAGTTCAGTTTGGACCGAACCATTAGGTCCTGCCGATTTTTCCTATTTGGACCAATAGTCTTACACTCTTATAAAAAGATATTGATTGAGGgtctaaatttgaaattttctataattaaaaaagagtagtgttacatgtacttatacttttacttacaagattcattttattatttttttaaaattcattttgagtttcaaatttcatgatttttaatatatctagaGTGACACgtagagaaatgatttttttgtaaatttttttcaaatatatttaacattttccataaaaaaattttgagtgaaaattaataaaactgaaTTAATACGGcataaaatgatagaaaacaaaaataaatgaacggaaaaaaatttaaagaaaaagtcGGGTGCGGTATTTcttgagaagaaagaaaaggctGCGACTCTCTCGTATTTGAAGCTCCAAAGCACAGCATTTGCAGAGGGACACGCAGAAGAAGCAGAGgacgaagaagaaaagaaatcggAACAAGGATCAGACAGTATGAGTAGCATAGGAACGGGGTACGATCTTTCAGTGACCACGTTTTCCCCAGATGGCCGCGTCTTCCAGATCGAGTACGCCGCCAAAGCTGTCGACAACAGCGGGTAACTCTCTACTAATCCTACCCTTCAATCCCTCGATTCTATCTCTCTTGCCCACGTTTTCTGGTTCGAGAGCTACAAATCCTAGGGTTATTAGTCGACCTGAGATTATCCTACAACAGCAGAGGTATTAGTTATGGATTCATAAACGTTTTCTTTGTTCagtaattttgatttttttttttgcaggacTGTCATTGGCATCAAATGCAAAGACGGGATTGTACTGGTAAATACCACCCTACTGACCTACTTGTTTGTCTATTGGGCAGTTtctgatcctttttttttattattttttattttattttggtgtgGGACTTTAGGGTGTGGAGAAGCTAATAACATCGAAGATGATGCTACCCGGTTCCAATAGAAGAATTCATTCCGTTCATCGCCACTCCGGCATGGTATCGCATATTCCCATTTTCTCTTGCTTTGTTTccgtttattttttattatttattgtgacTTTTGATCGGATCTAAATGCTGCTATGTAGTTTTcttgtataaatttttgtacCATTTCAGTTTCTTAAACTTGGTTATGTCGGTTGTTTTCAGTATTTCAACGTCGTGAATGTCCTTATCTGCTGGTCCCTTGCGAAGTGTGATCCGTTTCATTCCAAACTATATTGTTATTCGAAATATGTAGCATTATTACATAGGTTGCCAAGTATAAGGGGTAGTTGTGCTGCTTTAGTTCTTTGGGGATTAGCTGGATTTGGTAAAGTGACttggatattatttttgtcatgcTTCTTCAGAATAGACCTTTGCTAAGGCAAAGATATAAGTAGAAGTAAAGAAGATGTTATGAACTTGAGAAAATTATCTTTCCCAACGTTCTTTAAATCGTGGCAAAGAGAGGAGAGATGGAGAGCTTGTTTCTCTTCAAGGGAGCTGCCATCCAAACagaattttcttctaaaaactGGATGAtgagttcaaatttcatcttgtgAATTGGACCACTGTATGCACCCCGTTCTAATAAGGTGGACTGGGAGTGAGgatcttattgttttttaataaggcTTTATGAGGGAAATGGTTATGATGCTACCAACAAGAAAGGGGGTTTTGTGAATGGCAGTGGTAGATACTAAATCTGAAGGGGCTTGGGGTGGATGGTGCTCTAATGAGGTGAATGGTCCTTGTAGGGTGGGTTTATGGAAGCATATACGAAGAGGATGGGGGAGCTTTTCAGTACACCCGTCTTGTGGTGGGCGATGGttctaaaatcaaattctaGCATGATCATTGGTGTGGTGACAGAGTTCTCAAGgaagtatattcaatattctatgGTATAGCACGTGTGCAAGAAGCTTCAGCTGCTGGTCTCATACACCTATCCGATGGATTTCCTAAATGGAATGTCACATTCTTCAGAGCTGCTCAACATTGGGAGATCGATGCATTcactaagggcatgtttgggtaatgagatgggatgagaattCTGTAAATAgcagtgaaatggtttgtgaataatagtaaaataatttgagttaagatgttttattgggttttgaaaaaatagagagaaaaaattgaatacaaatattataaagtttaaaaattgtttgaatataacttttattattttttttttgaaatttgaaaaagttgtattgtttttgtgttttgtttggaagtttggcaaagttgtaattattaggtaatgattagaagaaaaagttaaaaatttaaaattgaaaagtgcgTTGTAtatgagtgatgtttgggaaggaaattatgagaagttttgacaTTTCATCTAACTTACCAAACAACCCCTAAGTTTTACAGTGTTGTCTACTCCATGTGAGTGAGGGTGGGAGAGATAGACAAGCTTGTTTGGTGTCCTTCCCAAAAAGGGAAGTTTATTGTCAGCTGTTACGACAAGTCTCTCACTATGCATGCTGCACTtacattcccatggaagaataTACGGAAGACCAAGGCTCCCCTAAAAGCagatttttttgtatggacagcttctTTGAGGAAGATCAATACTAGAGATATCTAAAGAAACGTCAATTACCTATAATTGATTGGTATTGCATGTGCAAGAAGATTGGGGAAATGGTGAATCATTTACCCCTTTGTTGTGAGGTTTCCGTGACCCTATGGCATGATTTCTTTTCTAGAGTTGGACTAGCTTCGATGCCAGAAGAGTAATTGAGTTCCTTGCAAATTGGAGAGCCTTACGTGGTAATCTGCAAATTGCAGCTATATGGGAGATGGTGGTGGCTTTGGACAAAAAGGAATGCAATAagttttgaagattgtgagtggtcaatggaagagcttagaattTCCTTTTTAACACATTACTCCATTGATCAATTGAAATAGATTTCAATGGCTTGAATCTCCATGACAAGGTgcttgctcttgtatatgtctcatgtacttgggttatgcctattgcAATTAATAGAACTTATCGTTTActgatataaaaaaacattggaTCCccgttttatgattttttttggataagatcccttttttattaatgagaagcTGCACATACTAGCAATCCAAACTCAAAACAAATGCAAAAGGCAATAACAGTTCCTAATACACTTTAGGGCTCCAGAAAAATAGACTGTTAGACTCCTTTAGAATAGAATTGTATCAGACCTTCCCCTTGAGAATGTCTTTGCCCCTAAAGCTGGTATTGCAACTTCTTTCGTGTTAGCTAGGCTTGTTATTAATCGGTCAcggaattttttttacaactatgGCTGGTCCATACTTtcaattcttttaaaacataatcccTTTTTTGCCTTTGACAAAGCTCTGCAAGtataaggtctcgtttgttttcacaactcttcccaactcatctcatctcatcctatctaatcattacaactttctcaaattcccacacaaaataaaataaataattcaaaattttcaaattccaaaacaaaaataaaattaaaaaaatatattctactaatattttattcaactttcaactttcatctcaactcatctcatctacgaaacaaacaaggcctaagtcTCATACTGGCTATCACACCCCAAAGAGACCTATTCCAGTTCCAATCCTGCACTAGGCTTTGTGAATGAGATGCTCCATTGTGAATTGCTATTGGTAGTCTAGTGAAGATCGTACTCTGATGCCTCCTTGAAAATAAAGAATCTCAAAAATTATGGGAAGACTTTCTTCAAGGCTTGATCTACACACTGAACATCATATCAAAGGAACAATCTTGTTATCTGTTGTGTCACTAATGAGAGGTTTTATTCCTCAAGACTAGCCCTCAAAAGATTCTTTTACAACACATTATTTTTCTGGGCTATTGTTTTTTACTCCAATGGGgttagttttcatgattttcttgtattcaTTTTAGTTCCTAAATCGCAGATAAGCGTTCTCTTTGTATacctcctgtgtacttgggctacacCTATTCTCtcctattaataaaaaattattttacttataaaaataaaaatatactagcCATAAATGATTTATAAAGGTCATTCTTTGAAGTGGTAATCTTTGTGCAATAACCAAAAACAGCTTTTTACCTAAACTCACAGAATATATAACCAAAGCAGTGAGGTTGGAATGATAATTGTAgtgttaatttgtttttcttaaatgaGCTACTGTCCATCTTAGCCTCATCCAGAATCTTATGGTTTGATACTAGATTGTTGTATATGCTTACGTTTTCCCAATTACAGGCTGTGGCAGGATTAGCGGCAGATGGGAGGCAAATTGTTGCCCGTGCCAAGTCTGAAGCGACTAATTATGAAAGGTTTGTATTTTGTTCTGGAAATAATCATGGTCACATTTCTCTCCCCCTGTAGCTCTCTCTGTATGTGAACGTAAatctttcattattattattttatttatcttcattTACTTACTATCCTTTTTGCAATCCACAATTAAGTGAAAATACAAATATAGTCGTAATTAATTGTGACCATGCTACTTGAAGAAAGCATCACATTCATCTCCTCTCCCTATTCCATGCACACTATACCACTTGGACACTTTGCTTCATATGGAATAACCTTCAATTGTGTGACATCTTGATTAGTGCTATCTAGAATCCTTATTGATTAAGATGATGTTGAATATATCATTTCATGCAATTCATAATAGTTGTTAGACAAATAATTCTTTTGAAACCACTTGTAAATCTTCAGAGGAATTCTACCCTTTATCATTGGTTTATGGTCTTgcctttctatttcttttatagAATTTCTAGCTCCTTTTTCTTTCACTAGTTAGGTGGATCTTCctgtatacgtcctgtgtactgGGATAATACCATTTTTCTTATCATAAGAATTGAGAAGATGGgcaatttttttgtgttttaactGACTCGATTCTGACTGCTTCTctctatattttattgatgacCATTGAGTTGATTGTGTGAAGTTCTTCAAAACCATCTACATCTTTATAAAAACAAGTTagcatgtaatttttatttttcccctaCGATGGCCAAAACTTTGGTTTCCTGTCACCCTGTATATCTCGTCTACTGAAATGTATTACAACAAATTGTCTCTTCTCCTTCTATAACACAAAATTAGGTGCAACTCTTCCATCAGTTTTATAAATAGCAATAGTGCTTAGGTTTGTTTGGTGACCCAATGGGCTTGGCACCCCCTACTTCTTTGAACTCAATGGGCTTGGATGTGAAAATCCCCTTCCTGGCTGAACGATGCCTTTGGGTGGGGGGTCTGTAAATTTAACTTCGAAAGATTGAGATAGAAGAGGAGAATTGATTTGAAtgtgattcttcttcttttgtgacTCCGTAGCAGTCGTAATTGTAGCTGGGATCGAGAGTATATCACAACGTTCGCAAAAGCACtaggttcactttagtggaaaTGTCTCCTAGAGCCTAGGTGCCAAGGACAAAGCGCAAAGTGTGTGCCTTGTGAAGTAAAGTGCacattttcagaaaatgatttatgatgaattttaaaaaatagaataagaaGGTTTAAGAAGGCAAATAGCCTATTAACTCCATTTGTTATAGTGGTGCTAATTAAAAGATACTAATATATTGATTAACATGCCAACCAAGCgagattaattaaataaaatttaaaaggcattttatataattctcatgTGCTTTACAAAATATACACAACCTTGATATTTGATAGCCATAATGAAAATGAAGTGCATGGCTGGATTAATACATACCTAGAAGAAATGACCAAAAAAGCACAATAATTGTAGTTATTGACTTCTATGCTAACATTGGCAAACAATGCAATCCTGAAGTATTTAATCATCCTCATTATTAAGCATAGAACCATCATCattgtttttctattataaGTGCATAGGACCATCTTCATTGTCATCAAAAGATTCGTAAAATctcatcatcttcctcatctaAATTAATTGTCTAGAAAAAGCGTAATAATTAAAACTAATTTATCTTCCTCACCTACATCTAAATTAATTGTCTAGAAAAACTGTAAGAATTAaatctatttgttttttcaaaatctgCAAAAGCGCTAATCACTAAAAAAACATGCTTTGGTAAATGCGCTTTGCTTTTGGCAGGCAAAGTGGGTGATTTGCACTTAAGTGCACTTTTACTAACTCTAGTATTCAGaagggttgggttgggttgggttgtgtTGGGTGGTGGGAATTTCATCAACCCTCTATCGCTTTCTGCATAACACATGATGGGTCTTCTAACCATCGGGATGATGGTGGGAGTTGACATCTTGGGTAGACAAGAAGGGCTTTAACTATACCTGACTGTGACTTCTTTGAGATTCCATAGCTTTAGAAATAAATAGCTGCTGGGTGCTACAGAGTATGACTCTGCAGCAGTTGAATAAATGGTTGCTGGTGTGCTAGATTGTATATCATAGGGTCACAGATCTAGTGGTTGGAGTTTTGCCAGCACATTATTGACTTTAACCCAAGAGAAAAAGTCACTCCACAAAGCAGGAGCTATTTCGCAGGGGAGTAAAAGATTATCTACAGACTCCCCACTCCTCACACACATGCAGCACTACTCAATCAAAATGATGTATTTTTTCCTTGGATTGTCCAGGGTGAGAATCCATTAGATGATTAGTCAATGCAAGTAAATAAAGTGGACTTTCTTAACTAGTTTTTTAGGCTTATAATCAATTGCTGAACATGATCATGCACTCATATGAATGTTGTTGCTGGATACAATGGGAGGGGCGTGACTGCCTATGATACACAACATTTATCCTAAGGTGGGAATAAAAAGTTCCAGTCTCATGATTCCATGTTGAGTAACTAGTGTGTGAGCGCATCCATATGGAAAATTTCTTATGGTGTGATTGCTTTCTTTTGCGTTCATGTGtacttttgaatattttgttataCATGGACTTGGTCTGGGTTATGATGGATACATGTCCAATTTCATGGTTTCAACTTAGTGCAtgacatctttttctttttgcttttctaCTTTGATTTCTTCTGGTGACATTCTCATGTTTTGTTTTCCTTACTTTTGCCATTATCTAGAAATGGAGAGTAAATAGTTCCTTTCCTCATGCTTAAAATAAGCTAAGCATTCATTTTGAAGGATTttgatagtattttttaaaccaGAGTTGTGGGATAGGTTACATTAGGACTGCTTGCACCTTGAAAGTTGCAAACAATTTGTTACAACTTTACATTACAGTTGCGTTTCAGACCTCATCTGCTATGTGACGTCTGCTAACTATGGCGTGCAGAAGAAGCCAAATGTATTTTCAAAAGGCTTCAAAACCTGTATTCAGCATGTGTTTAACCTGGATGGCAAACTATGTTTCCTGAAATTAGCACTTAAGAGTGGTAACCATCAAGTTTTTATATACGTGATTGTGTATGCATTCTGGAATCGTACATGCCCCTTTGTGCTCTTATAAAGTCAAAATGAGATCCACAATTGAACGAATACCCTATAATTTGGTCCAAGGTGTTACCCCAATAAGTCGTTGCTGCACATCAACCTTTTAAATTGTCACatgtttttctcattttgttgcaACTCTTGCACAGTGTCTATGGGGAACCAATACCTGTCAAGGAACTTGCTGATCGTGTTGCTAGTTATGTGCATCTGTGTACACTTTACTGGTGGCTGAGGTTTGATAAGATACCAAAATTCTTTATtcattatgattttttcttcattatattCCTTAAGGGAATATCTAATGTTACCCTGCAGACCCTTTGGATGTGGAGTTATTCTTGGAGGATATGACAGAGATGGACCACAGCTGTACATGGTTGAGCCATCTGGTGTTTCATATGTGAGTTTATTTTGGTCTTTTGTGGCAATAAGTTTGGCCATCAATCCTCTTGCTTTTGCATCATCATTATCTGTTACAGTTGATTAGTTTTATATTGTAGTTCTCTTTACTCAATGTGTTTTTGGTATTTGATACAGAGGTACTTTGGAGCTGCAATTGGCAAGGGCAGGCAGGCAGCTAAAACGTATGTGATTATCTGTTTATCAAATTCTAACTGCAGCTAAATCATGTCATTATGACAGgagaatttcattgaaatcttattttccaaCTGTTACTAACATGGTGCTAATTTTAACTTCTCAACTTTCTGCCTGCCCATGGGCGATTGCATCCCAACCTGACTTAGGTTTGCATAGGAGATCTGCTACAGCTGCTTACATGAGAAGTTTTAAGCTACATGTATTTAAACAGGATTATTTTCCTGTGTTTATTAGTGAAAATCTTTGCCTGGTTGTTTGGATGGGAACTAAGAATCTGATGGTGTCATTGTTGACCGTTGTAAGGAGCAATGTAATCATGAGTCTTAACTAGTTCATCATTATATGGTTAAATATCATAATTGTGAGCATTCATTGTTGAATAATACccaattcttttattattctcatACTAATATCTTACAGGAGTAAACCAGGAGTGGGACATCTAATGATACTAAACTTTTGTTTATAAGGATGCTGgcttgggtattttttttttttttaaatctagatCAGGGCTGCTGTCGTGCTATGTTATGTAATGTTTAAATTAATGATTCCTACaacttattttgattatattttctGAGCTAAAATACAATAAAGTGATACTGCTGATGTaattaaataatgtttttcCAGAGAGATCGAAAAGTTGAGGCTCTCAGAGTTGACTTGCCGTCAAGGGGTTATTGAAGTAGCCAAAATGTGAGTGTCCTTGCAGAGTTTTATGTATAATTTTCACCTTGCAATCTTGAGATAGCTTTAtaattttcctttctattttagGGATGATAAAGGAAAAAGGAATTGTAGCTctgattttcattttctgttgaaTCCACTGTATTCTATTAATCGAAAACCGTGATTAGGAGTTTGTGAGAGAGGGTCATGGAGTGTGGCATCATTGGAGGTGTGCAATAAGGTATGCTAGAAAGTAGGAAGGCAgtcctctgtgtgtgtgtggtggTTGTTGGGGTAGGGCGGGGGGTTTAGAAAGGGTGGGGGGAAGGATCAATGAGTGGTGAGATATATAGAGGTGAACGGCATTCTTTCAGCAGAAAGAGGAATATAG
This genomic interval from Juglans regia cultivar Chandler chromosome 3, Walnut 2.0, whole genome shotgun sequence contains the following:
- the LOC108999339 gene encoding proteasome subunit alpha type-3 encodes the protein MSSIGTGYDLSVTTFSPDGRVFQIEYAAKAVDNSGTVIGIKCKDGIVLGVEKLITSKMMLPGSNRRIHSVHRHSGMAVAGLAADGRQIVARAKSEATNYESVYGEPIPVKELADRVASYVHLCTLYWWLRPFGCGVILGGYDRDGPQLYMVEPSGVSYRYFGAAIGKGRQAAKTEIEKLRLSELTCRQGVIEVAKIIYGVHDEAKDKEFELEMSWVCDESNRQHQKVPDELLHEAKAAAKAALEEMDAD